A portion of the Mytilus galloprovincialis chromosome 12, xbMytGall1.hap1.1, whole genome shotgun sequence genome contains these proteins:
- the LOC143055214 gene encoding KRAB-A domain-containing protein 2-like: MGILANWKKVVTVDKIFEVLKSVHEGARAHTGYHKLYKDVGQTYYGIPRKACMEFIKGCVQCACKKPQRNVAPLTPITSKYFMHRGQLDLVDKRSDPDGQYCWIGHYIDHYTKFNFFWPQMNKSADEVAHNLSVHVFSVVGLPFILQHDNGREFCNAVIRETLKLWPGDGDVKIITGRPRHPRRQGLVEQVHDSLHKLLASKRADKPGSGWLEFLYEIQYSLNTQCHSSIKMTPFEAVFGQKANDGICVGSQEFIDEENIE; encoded by the coding sequence ATGGGAATTCTCGCCAATTGGAAAAAAGTTGTTACAGTTGATAAGATATTTGAAGTACTTAAGTCTGTACACGAGGGAGCTAGGGCTCATACAGGATACCATAAATTGTACAAGGACGTTGGACAAACGTATTATGGGATTCCCAGAAAAGCTTGCATGGAATTCATCAAAGGATGTGTTCAGTGTGCATGTAAAAAGCCACAAAGAAACGTTGCTCCACTGACGCCTATCACATCCAAATATTTTATGCACAGGGGGCAGTTAGACTTAGTTGACAAGCGTTCAGACCCAGACGGGCAATACTGTTGGATCGGTCACTACATTGAccattatacaaaatttaatttcttcTGGCCTCAGATGAATAAGTCCGCAGATGAAGTAGCACACAATTTATCAGTGCATGTGTTTTCTGTTGTTGGTCTTCCGTTTATTCTACAGCATGACAACGGGAGAGAGTTTTGCAACGCTGTAATAAGAGAAACTTTAAAACTGTGGCCCGGCGACGGCGATGTTAAGATAATAACAGGAAGACCTAGGCATCCAAGAAGACAGGGTTTAGTGGAACAGGTTCATGACTCACTTCATAAACTGTTGGCATCAAAACGAGCAGACAAACCTGGCTCAGGATGGCTTGAGTTTTTGTATGAGATACAGTATTCACTGAACACACAGTGTCATTCTAGTATTAAAATGACGCCTTTTGAAGCTGTATTTGGTCAAAAAGCTAATGATGGTATTTGTGTAGGTTCGCAAGAGTTCATTGACGAAGAGAATATTGAGTAG